One genomic region from Anabaena sp. PCC 7108 encodes:
- the dcd gene encoding dCTP deaminase has translation MAQKGLISPFEPSLIRHIGELPIISFGLSSFGYDIRLSPNDFRIFKHIPGTVVDPKNFNPENLEQTKLHTDENGSYFILPAHSYGLGVALERLEIPNNITVICIGKSSYARCGIIANVTPAEAAWRGYLTLELSNASSADCRIYANEGIVQLMFLEGAPCAVNYEARQGKYQDQLGVVTLARV, from the coding sequence ATGGCTCAAAAGGGGCTAATTTCGCCTTTTGAGCCGAGTTTAATACGTCATATTGGGGAATTACCCATAATTTCATTTGGTCTTAGCAGCTTTGGCTATGACATTAGACTATCACCCAACGATTTCCGTATTTTTAAGCATATTCCTGGTACAGTAGTCGATCCCAAGAATTTTAATCCTGAAAACTTGGAGCAAACAAAACTCCATACAGATGAAAATGGTAGTTACTTCATCCTTCCAGCACATTCCTATGGACTTGGGGTTGCTCTTGAAAGGCTAGAAATACCAAACAATATTACAGTAATTTGCATAGGTAAAAGCTCTTACGCAAGATGTGGTATAATTGCGAACGTAACTCCTGCGGAGGCAGCTTGGCGCGGTTACTTGACCTTAGAATTATCCAATGCTTCTAGTGCTGACTGTCGCATTTATGCCAATGAAGGCATAGTACAGTTAATGTTTTTAGAAGGAGCGCCCTGTGCTGTGAATTACGAAGCACGTCAGGGTAAGTATCAAGACCAGTTAGGTGTTGTAACTCTAGCTAGGGTTTAA
- a CDS encoding Npun_F0813 family protein — protein sequence MFILKRQDVEISSIQHPTRDQQVPILHYQGQTFRLISVFKASQEIEAKALWRSLTDNRGKACVLLEEPERYSVWGKIRLEQIDNDTGSHSNTEILALASILLLQAVYLDIEDLLGNRQASLFEKDITGILQQKQFPQISSSESVKSLLTVDPTQMTKLPSWQETHVIILLEELHRLGKTYFGDTNFARQLKDRLQDMPEEEQLVFIGWLSQSPLSKLWQ from the coding sequence ATGTTTATTCTCAAACGCCAGGATGTTGAAATATCAAGTATTCAGCACCCAACGCGGGATCAGCAGGTGCCGATCCTCCATTATCAAGGGCAAACCTTTCGCCTGATAAGTGTCTTCAAAGCTAGTCAAGAGATTGAAGCTAAAGCTTTATGGAGATCCCTTACCGACAATCGTGGTAAAGCCTGTGTGCTGCTTGAGGAACCGGAACGCTATAGTGTCTGGGGTAAAATCCGCTTAGAACAGATAGACAATGACACTGGTAGCCATAGCAACACGGAAATTTTAGCCTTAGCTAGTATTTTATTGCTACAAGCCGTTTATCTAGACATTGAGGATTTATTAGGTAATCGGCAAGCCAGCTTGTTTGAAAAAGACATAACAGGAATACTACAGCAAAAGCAATTTCCCCAGATATCTTCCTCAGAGTCAGTTAAATCCTTACTAACTGTTGATCCTACACAAATGACAAAATTGCCTTCTTGGCAAGAAACTCATGTGATTATTCTCCTGGAAGAACTCCATCGACTAGGAAAAACATATTTTGGTGATACTAATTTTGCCCGTCAATTAAAGGATCGATTACAGGATATGCCAGAAGAAGAACAATTAGTGTTTATCGGTTGGTT